The following coding sequences lie in one Montipora foliosa isolate CH-2021 chromosome 11, ASM3666993v2, whole genome shotgun sequence genomic window:
- the LOC137975465 gene encoding uncharacterized protein: protein MAPTCNKSPANDKSAHSSTTKKRLCEHCDRLVSIRTYNAHKRRKTTVITDTPNVLQRQDFDFHSDSSDLEFHYSSDEYPESPAKFAGLSTENPEDLDVSVDDCNSAAESTDSVEDFYEETDDEAELQFENLMTSSDEDNAANENESVLSKKSSLLSTSLIKLVIIFIMTWKIMHNLPDAAVSTLFCFLKRLLELFSRLLHCSKLKLISDLLPKSLYMVRNFLGVNRDDFEKFIVCPKCSSCYKPEECVRTLVNGRKKGERCSFVEFPRHPQRAQRKPCGASLFKTTRSKHGELTLKAKRVFCYRSVKKTLQEFLKRPGFADKCEQYKKHPRDINLLGDVYDGRVWKNFKNGKGEPFFDAPNTFGCMLNLDWFQPYKDSVYSVGVIYLSFLNLPPQERNKEENIAVVGIIPGPQEPSRDVNPFLDPLVNELLDFWDGVWLDCPSTGPKFCQLAVLCVSCDIPASRKLCGFLGFSARKGCNKCTKEFHRRSFGEKQDFSGFDRDSWNLRTNTEHREHVWRVRNTVTSKKGRDTKESAYGVRFSSLIYLPYFDFISFVVIDPMHNLMLGTTRKMLKVWKELNLLDEKDFKVLQKRVNKLKVPSSIGRIPSKIASSFKGFTADQFKNWALVFSTFALKGVLPDRHLQCWKLFVKACHILCSTVINTSEVKLADELLVKFCRTVEDLYGTSVVTPNVHLHCHLCECILDFGPVYGFWCFSFERYNGILGVMHVNNHQIEVQLMRKFIERQQVRNMSWPIEFVGFKEMLVSVDSGSLAMTKKKAMTPDEYRKSIQLKASTGTDLFHLSFLDNHFIRVSSPVKEIYMSDNEVESLTKMYTFLHKEDCIVYVPKLCCQFSQLQLYDQKLDSRYSRSERSACIMARWYGSSGLDTTSEDLRPGIIQYFFKHTVTVQSSNGATLDLPYTFACVHWYKVHPHARFYFGLPIQVCLPSFEAESVAAFIPVSRIDSVCVVAELNYNLRTPNGKENIVVVVPLNVKSHL, encoded by the exons ATGGCTCCTACATGTAACAAGTCTCCCGCGAATGATAAAAGTGCACATAGTTCGACAACGAAAAAGCGATTGTGCGAACATTGTGATCGTTTAGTCTCAATCCGGACTTACAATGCACACAAACGAAGGAAGACAACAGTGATAACAG ATACACCCAATGTATTGCAAAGGCAAGATTTCGATTTCCATTCTGATTCAAGTGACCTGGAATTTCACTATTCAAGTGATGAATACCCTGAATCCCCTGCAAAATTTGCTGGGCTTTCCACTGAAAATCCAGAAGACCTCG ATGTGTCAGTGGATGATTGTAATTCTGCTGCCGAGTCAACAGACAGTGTGGAAGACTTTTAT GAAGAAACTGATGATGAGGCAGAATTGCAGTTTGAAAACCTGATGACGTCATCTGATGAGGATAATGCTGCTAATGAGAATGAGTCTGTGCTATCCAAGAAATCATCTTTATTGAGCACTTCACTCATCAAACTtgtaattattttcattatGACTTGGAAAATCATGCATAACTTACCAGATGCTGCAGTGagcactttgttttgttttttgaaaaggCTGCTGGAACTTTTCTCAAGGTTGCTTCATTGTAGTAAACTCAAACTAATATCAGACCTGCTGCCTAAGTCACTGTATATGGTAAGGAACTTTTTAGGAGTAAATAGGGATGACTTTGAAAAGTTCATTGTTTGTCCAAAGTGCAGTTCATGTTACAAACCTGAGGAATGTGTACGTACTCTGGTAAATGGAAGAAAGAAGGGTGAGCGTTGCAGTTTTGTAGAGTTTCCACGCCATCCACAAAGAGCTCAGAGAAAACCATGTGGAGCATCTCTATTTAAAACTACACGTTCAAAACATGGAGAGCTGACTTTAAAAGCAAAGAGGGTTTTCTGCTACCGTTCAGTGAAGAAAACCCTTCAAGAATTCCTTAAACGGCCTGGATTTGCTGATAAATGTGAGCAGTATAAAAAGCACCCTCGGGATATCAACCTTCTTGGAGATGTGTATGATGGAAGGGTCTGGAAAAATTTCAAGAATGGAAAAGGAGAGCCTTTCTTTGATGCCCCTAACACTTTCGGATGTATGTTGAATCTTGATTGGTTTCAGCCATACAAGGATTCTGTATACAGTGTTGGGGTGATTTATTTAAGTTTTCTGAACTTGCCACCACAGGaaagaaataaagaagaaaacattGCAGTTGTAGGGATTATTCCTGGCCCACAGGAACCAAGCAGAGATGTGAATCCATTTTTGGACCCTCTGGTGAATGAGCTATTGGACTTCTGGGATGGCGTTTGGTTGGATTGCCCCTCAACTGGACCCAAATTTTGTCAGCTAGCTGTACTTTGTGTCAGCTGTGACATTCCTGCATCTCGCAAACTTTGTGGTTTCTTAGGATTCTCTGCAAGAAAAGGTTGCAACAAGTGTACCAAGGAGTTTCATAGAAGATCATTTGGAGAGAAACAAGATTTCTCAGGATTCGATCGAGATAGCTGGAATTTGCGTACTAACACTGAGCATAGAGAGCATGTATGGAGGGTACGAAACACAGTAACATCAAAGAAAGGACGTGACACAAAGGAGAGTGCCTATGGTGTGCGATTCTCATCCTTGATTTACCTTCcatattttgattttatttcttttgttgtcattGATCCTATGCACAACTTGATGCTGGGCACAACAAGAAAAATGCTTAAGGTGTGGAAAGAGTTAAACTTGCTGGATGAAAAAGACTTTAAAGTGCTTCAAAAGCGAGTAAACAAGCTCAAAGTTCCTTCTAGTATTGGAAGAATTCCATCAAAGATTGCATCCAGCTTTAAAGGCTTTACTGCTGACCAGTTTAAGAACTGGGCATTGGTATTTTCAACCTTTGCTCTAAAGGGCGTTTTACCAGATAGACATCTCCAATGCTGGAAATTATTTGTGAAGGCTTGTCACATACTGTGTTCAACAGTTATCAACACTTCTGAAGTAAAACTTGCAGATGAGCTCCTCGTCAAGTTTTGCAGAACTGTTGAAGACTTGTATGGTACATCTGTTGTGACGCCAAACGTGCATCTTCATTGCCATTTATGTGAATGCATTCTTGACTTTGGTCCTGTCTATGGCTTCTGGTGTTTTTCGTTTGAACGTTACAATGGCATTTTGGGTGTTATGCATGTCAACAACCACCAGATTGAAGTGCAACTTATGAGAAAATTTATTGAGCGGCAGCAAGTAAGGAACATGTCTTGGCcaattgagtttgttggatTTAAAGAGATGTTAGTGTCTGTAGACAGCGGCTCATTGGCAATGACAAAGAAGAAGGCAATGACGCCAGATGAGTACAGAAAGAGTATCCAGCTTAAAGCTAGTACTGGAACAGACCTTTTTCATTTGTCTTTCCTTGACAACCATTTCATTCGAGTGTCGTCTCCAGTCAAGGAAATTTACATGAGTGATAATGAAGTTGAATCCTTGACAAAAATGTACACTTTTCTGCATAAAGAAGATTGTATTGTTTATGTTCCCAAATTGTGTTGCCAGTTCTCTCAGCTGCAGCTGTACGATCAGAAACTTGACTCCCGGTATTCACGAAGTGAACGATCTGCTTGTATAATGGCTCGATGGTATGGTTCCAGTGGATTAGACACAACTTCAGAAGATCTAAGGCCAG GGATTATACAATACTTCTTCAAACACACTGTGACTGTCCAGTCCTCTAATGGTGCAACTTTGGACCTCCCATACACCTTTGCTTGTGTTCACTGGTATAAAGTTCATCCACATGCaaggttttattttggtttaCCAATTCAAGTGTGTCTGCCCTCATTTGAAGCTGAATCAGTGGCAGCTTTCATTCCTGTCTCAAGAATTGATagtgtttgtgttgtagctgaGTTAAATTATAACTTAAGAACTCCTAATGGTAAAGAAAACATTGTTGTAGTAGTTCCTCTTAATGTTAAGTCACACTTGTGA